Proteins from a genomic interval of Equus quagga isolate Etosha38 chromosome 13, UCLA_HA_Equagga_1.0, whole genome shotgun sequence:
- the EIF2D gene encoding eukaryotic translation initiation factor 2D isoform X2: MLPGLVVPPAGLPQVQRGDLCAIALVGNRAPVAIGVAAMSTAEMLTSGLKGRGFSVLHTYQDHLWRSGDKSSPPSIAPLALDPLDLSEEKGSVQADPALQGDMRRLTLEGEEEESGEVQQMYEEKSLSEASEDPSPGGLNPDPTDSRTLQEQMDELLQRCFLQALKCRVKKADLPLLTSTFLGSHMFSCCPEGRQLDIKKSSYRKLSKFLQQMQQEHIIQVKELSKGVESIVAVDWKHPRITSFVIPEPSPTSQTIQEGSREQPYHPPDIKSLYCVPASMTLLFQESGHKKGSILEGAEVRAIIISYAKKNDLVDADNKNLVKLDPVLCDCILEKNEQHTVMKLPWDSLLTRCLEKLQPAYQVTFPGQEPIVKKGKICPIDITLAQRASNKKVTVVRNLEAYGLDPCLVAAILQQRCQASTTVTPAPGAKDSLQVQIQGNQVHHLSWLLLEEYQLPRKYVQGLEKAPRPGKKK, encoded by the exons ATGCTGCCAGGATTAGTGGTGCCCCCTGCTGGTCTGCCTCAGGTACAGAGAGGTGATCTCTGTGCCATTGCCTTGGTGGGGAACAG AGCCCCTGTTGCCATTGGAGTTGCCGCCATGTCCACGGCTGAGATGCTGACTTCAGGCCTGAAGGGGAGGGGCTTCTCTGTGCTCCACACCTACCAGGACCACTTGTG GCGATCTGGAGACAAGTCCTCTCCACCGTCCATTGCTCCACTGGCCCTGGATCCCCTAGATCTCAGCGAAGAGAAGGGGTCTGTCCAGGCAGACCCCGCCCTACAGGGAGACATGAGGCGCTTGaccctggagggagaggaggaagagagtgggGAGGTTCAGCAGATGTATGAGGAGAAGTCCCTCTCAGAAGCCTCAGAAGACCCCAGCCCCGGGGGCCTGAACCCAGACCCCACAGATAGCAGGACCCTTCAAG AGCAAATGGATGAACTGTTGCAGCGATGCTTCTTGCAGGCTTTGAAGTGCCGAGTCAAAAAGGCTGACCTCCCTTTGCTCACCAGCACTTTCCTTGGCAGCCACATGTTCTCCTGCTG CCCTGAAGGACGACAACTGGACATAAAGAAGTCAAGCTACAGAAAG CTCTCTAAGTTCCTGCAGCAAATGCAGCAGGAGCACATTATACAGGTGAAGGAGCTGAGCAAAGGGGTGGAGAGCATTGTGGCTGTGGACTGGAAACACCCGAG GATCACATCTTTCGTCATACCCGAGCCCTCCCCGACCTCCCAGACTATCCAGGAGGGTAGCAGGGAACAGCCCTATCACCCTCCAGATATAAAATCCCTCTACTGTGTCCCAGCCAGCATGACCCTGCTCTTCCAGGAGTCTGGCCACAA GAAGGGGAGCATTCTCGAGGGCGCTGAGGTCCGAGCCATCATCATCAGCTACGCCAAGAAAAACGACCTGGTTGATGCAGACAACAAAAA tctTGTGAAATTGGATCCCGTCCTATGTGACTGCATCTTAGAGAAAAACGAACAGCACACGGTCATGAAGCTTCCATGGGACAGTCTCCTGACCAG GTGTTTGGAGAAATTACAGCCTGCCTATCAAGTGACCTTTCCCGGACAAGAGCCCATTGTGAAGAAGGGCAAAATCTGCCCAATTGACATCACTCTAGCACAGAGAGCTTCTaataaaaag GTGACCGTGGTCCGGAATTTGGAGGCCTATGGTCTGGACCCGTGCTTGGTGGCTGCCATCCTCCAGCAGCGATGCCAGGCTAGCACCACCGTCACTCCGGCCCCAGGGGCCAAGGACAGCCTGCAGGTCCAGATCCAGGGAAACCAGGTCCACCACCTCAGCTGGCTGTTGCTTG AAGAGTATCAGCTTCCTCGAAAATATGTCCAAGGCCTAGAAAAGGCCCCCAGACCTGGCAAGAAGAAGTGA
- the EIF2D gene encoding eukaryotic translation initiation factor 2D isoform X1, whose translation MFAKAFRVKSNTAIKGSDRRKLRADVTAAFPALGTDQVSELVPGKEEFNTVKLYAHRGDAVTVYVSGGNPILFELEKNLYPTVYTLWSYPDLLPTFTTWPLVLEKLVGGADLMLPGLVVPPAGLPQVQRGDLCAIALVGNRAPVAIGVAAMSTAEMLTSGLKGRGFSVLHTYQDHLWRSGDKSSPPSIAPLALDPLDLSEEKGSVQADPALQGDMRRLTLEGEEEESGEVQQMYEEKSLSEASEDPSPGGLNPDPTDSRTLQEQMDELLQRCFLQALKCRVKKADLPLLTSTFLGSHMFSCCPEGRQLDIKKSSYRKLSKFLQQMQQEHIIQVKELSKGVESIVAVDWKHPRITSFVIPEPSPTSQTIQEGSREQPYHPPDIKSLYCVPASMTLLFQESGHKKGSILEGAEVRAIIISYAKKNDLVDADNKNLVKLDPVLCDCILEKNEQHTVMKLPWDSLLTRCLEKLQPAYQVTFPGQEPIVKKGKICPIDITLAQRASNKKVTVVRNLEAYGLDPCLVAAILQQRCQASTTVTPAPGAKDSLQVQIQGNQVHHLSWLLLEEYQLPRKYVQGLEKAPRPGKKK comes from the exons ATGTTTGCCAAGGCCTTTCGGGTTAAGTCCAACACGGCCATCAAAGGGTCGGAcag GAGAAAGCTTCGGGCTGATGTGACAGCTGCTTTCCCCGCTCTTGGAACCGATCAGGTCTCTGAGTTAGTACCTGGAAAGGAAGAGTTCAACACTGTGAAGTTGTATGCTCACAGAGGGGATGCAGTGACTGTGTACGTGAGTGGTGGTAACCCCATCCTATTTGAACTGGAGAAAAATCTGTATCCCACAG TGTACACCCTGTGGTCCTATCCTGATCTCCTACCAACGTTCACAACATGGCCACTCGTGCTCGAAAAACTGGTAGGGGGAGCAG ATTTGATGCTGCCAGGATTAGTGGTGCCCCCTGCTGGTCTGCCTCAGGTACAGAGAGGTGATCTCTGTGCCATTGCCTTGGTGGGGAACAG AGCCCCTGTTGCCATTGGAGTTGCCGCCATGTCCACGGCTGAGATGCTGACTTCAGGCCTGAAGGGGAGGGGCTTCTCTGTGCTCCACACCTACCAGGACCACTTGTG GCGATCTGGAGACAAGTCCTCTCCACCGTCCATTGCTCCACTGGCCCTGGATCCCCTAGATCTCAGCGAAGAGAAGGGGTCTGTCCAGGCAGACCCCGCCCTACAGGGAGACATGAGGCGCTTGaccctggagggagaggaggaagagagtgggGAGGTTCAGCAGATGTATGAGGAGAAGTCCCTCTCAGAAGCCTCAGAAGACCCCAGCCCCGGGGGCCTGAACCCAGACCCCACAGATAGCAGGACCCTTCAAG AGCAAATGGATGAACTGTTGCAGCGATGCTTCTTGCAGGCTTTGAAGTGCCGAGTCAAAAAGGCTGACCTCCCTTTGCTCACCAGCACTTTCCTTGGCAGCCACATGTTCTCCTGCTG CCCTGAAGGACGACAACTGGACATAAAGAAGTCAAGCTACAGAAAG CTCTCTAAGTTCCTGCAGCAAATGCAGCAGGAGCACATTATACAGGTGAAGGAGCTGAGCAAAGGGGTGGAGAGCATTGTGGCTGTGGACTGGAAACACCCGAG GATCACATCTTTCGTCATACCCGAGCCCTCCCCGACCTCCCAGACTATCCAGGAGGGTAGCAGGGAACAGCCCTATCACCCTCCAGATATAAAATCCCTCTACTGTGTCCCAGCCAGCATGACCCTGCTCTTCCAGGAGTCTGGCCACAA GAAGGGGAGCATTCTCGAGGGCGCTGAGGTCCGAGCCATCATCATCAGCTACGCCAAGAAAAACGACCTGGTTGATGCAGACAACAAAAA tctTGTGAAATTGGATCCCGTCCTATGTGACTGCATCTTAGAGAAAAACGAACAGCACACGGTCATGAAGCTTCCATGGGACAGTCTCCTGACCAG GTGTTTGGAGAAATTACAGCCTGCCTATCAAGTGACCTTTCCCGGACAAGAGCCCATTGTGAAGAAGGGCAAAATCTGCCCAATTGACATCACTCTAGCACAGAGAGCTTCTaataaaaag GTGACCGTGGTCCGGAATTTGGAGGCCTATGGTCTGGACCCGTGCTTGGTGGCTGCCATCCTCCAGCAGCGATGCCAGGCTAGCACCACCGTCACTCCGGCCCCAGGGGCCAAGGACAGCCTGCAGGTCCAGATCCAGGGAAACCAGGTCCACCACCTCAGCTGGCTGTTGCTTG AAGAGTATCAGCTTCCTCGAAAATATGTCCAAGGCCTAGAAAAGGCCCCCAGACCTGGCAAGAAGAAGTGA